A segment of the Triticum urartu cultivar G1812 chromosome 1, Tu2.1, whole genome shotgun sequence genome:
AAAGGTGACACATTCACCGGATATTTTGTCTGTGTGGAAGTCTCAGTCCCAATCTGTGTTGTGCATAGATCTGTTTGTAATACATGATTTTGTACTGTTCTGGATAGTGAAAGTTCATGAGGGCTATGGCCATTGGACTTTCTGGATGCTTCTCTGTCAATGCTCCGAGTCTTATTTGCTTGTAATATCCTGGCTTAATCGTTCATGTGCAGGATGGTAACACCCTTTATAATGAGCTTGAAGTTGTGGAAGGCATGAAGCTCGACAGGGGTTACATCTCTCCTTACTTTATTACCAACCAAAAGACCCAGAAATGTGTAAGTACTATTTAATTTACGTTGCTGCTAGCTGCTTGTTAGTCTCGAAATTTGGTTGTTGTTTATCATAGTAGTGTTGCAGTTGTAAATGTTTTTATTCCTGTTTTTATTCCACAGGAATTGGAAGACCCCTTGATCTTGATCCATGACAAGAAGGTTTCGAACATGCATGCAGTAGTTAAAGTGTTAGAGATGGCTCTGAAGGTGCTTTTTTTGTTCTAATCTTGAAACCTTGACCAATATTGTTGTCATAGTGGTCTTCGCTGCTATAGTGACTAATGTGTTGTCCTCAACAGAAGCAAAAGCCTCTACTGATTGTTGCTGAAGATCTAGAAAGTGAGGCATTGGGCACTCTGATTATCAACAAGCTCCGTGCAGGCATTAAGGTCAGTAAATTCAATCTCCTTTTCATCTGACTTCTGTATGGCCGGTTGTCCTTAATCGATGTGGAATTCAGGTCTGTGCTGTTAAAGCTCCTGGTTTTGGGGAGAACAGGAAAGCAAATTTACAGGACCTTGCTATCCTTACTGGCGGAGAAGTAAGTTGGGAAGTTATTGAATATCTCCATGTTTTTGTGAGTCATCTATGTTTCTGAAATCAGCACATTTCATTATTCAGGTCATAACTGAAGAGCTTGGGATGAACCTTGAGAACTTTGACCCGGAGATGTTAGGTACATGCAAAAAGGTATGATCACTAGAAGTATGAGCATTTTTGAATACCTTTGGAGGTTGTTAACCAAAATGTATGAGCATTTTTAAATACCTTTGGAGGTTGTTAACCAAAATGTTCTGTTCTGTCTTTGCTGCAAAGCTCTTAAGATAATAATTCTCGCCCCAAGGTTAAAAAATGAGCCACCCCCACCCCAGCTTTTCCCATAAGCTGCCTCTCTTGATCATTGGGGCTTCTGAACTAGTTATGGGATAACTAATTTAGAAGTCTCAACAAACTTAGAGTGCGGCTTATTTTTTAATCTGGGAGGAGGCAGCTTAATTTTTAAGCCACtcaaaagaactggcccttagTCCTCTGATAGTAAGCTTACAATATTCATCAAATTATTTTTTCATTAATGAGCTTCCATTTCAGGTGACTGTTTCTAAGGATGACACTGTTATTCTTGATGGAGCTGGAGACAAGAAGAACATTGAGGAGAGAGCAGATCAGGTTCATGCAACTTCAATTTAATGTGCCGTGACTTGTTAATTGAATTGTATCTTATTTATATATCATGGCAACTTACATGAATATTGTGTCACAGATTAGATCTGCAATTGAGCAAAGTACTTCTGATTATGACAAGGAAAAGCTGCAAGAGAGGTTGGCCAAGCTTTCTGGAGGTGTTGCGGTTCTAAAGGTGAGGTTCATGCTCCTCGTGCAAATTGGAGAGAACTATAGCTCCTTGTTTTATTTCCTATCAGTTAGCATTACCTATTTATCTCAGAATCTCAGACTAGCATTTCACAGTACTATATTGACTGAAAATGAGCGAGACTGGCTATAGCAAGAGTTTCTTAGTTGACATAAAAATGCAACTGATATTGCTCCATCTGTACCCTGTCCCAAAATAAATGCAGTTGATTTAGTATAAAATTTGTACTACTAATTTAGTACTAAATCAGCGACACtcattttgggacggagggagtacattctATGTCTTGCTCTGCCTGAGGATGCTATTGAATTGCTGATGGACTGTTAATATAGTAGTAATAGGTGATTCCTTTCATGCTACTATATCTTTTCTATTGTTTTGACCTGTGTACTGTGACCTGTCCTACAGATTGGAGGAGCCAGTGAAGCTGAAGTTAGCGAGAAGAAGGACAGAGTTACAGACGCACTTAATGCCACTAAAGCTGCTGTTGAAGAGGGTATCGTGCCAGGTACTGCACCATGCACATTCTGAATATGGCTTATTTTGAATAGTTTTTGGTCTTCATTGTTACTACTAGCAAAAATTGATGTTCTTTGTGTAAATTGCTCCTGTAGTTTGTATCTTAAGCATCACTGTCCTGAGAATATGGTTTGTATTTAATGGTTATGCAGGTGGTGGTGTTGCCCTTCTATATGCATCAAAGGCTCTGGATAAATTGCAGACTGCAAACTTTGACCAGAAGATTGGCGTGCAGATCATTCAGAACGCTTTGAAGGTTGGGGAGAAaataattatctgttttgtcctgATTTCTTTTGACTGTGTGCTGATTTCTGAAAAACCTCGCAGACACCAGTGTACACCATCGCTTGCAATGCAGGCGTAGAAGGGGCAGTTGTTGTTGGCAAGCTTTTGGAGCAAGAGAACACTGATCTTGGATATGACGCAGCTAAAGGTATGATGTCCTTGACCATTTGCTTTATCTTGTCCTATTTTGAACAAGCGAGTCTTGTTACTGATGCCGTAATTATCTCTGCATCTAGGTGAATATGTGGACATGGTGAAGGTCGGTATCATTGATCCACTGAAGGTGATCAGAACTGCCTTGGTGGATGCTGCTAGGTACTTACTGGCTACAACCTTATGCTCATGATAGTTGATTGTATCTTAGTAAGAACAATATTTGATGAGCACCAGCACTAACGTTTTGCCTTGTTATCTTGCAGTGTGTCATCTCTGATGACCACAACAGAGGCCATCATCGTGGAGGTTCCTAAAGAGGAGAAAGAGGCTCCTGCCATGGGCGGCATGGGTGGAATGGATTACTAAGCCATGAACACGGACGATATATGAAGCAAACTGGAACATATTGATTAGGGGATTTTTTGGGTGTAGTCCCATCTTTGATGTAATTTTATTGTCGCTGGGTTGACAGTTTTGATCGTGCGGACGATGTTCCAAACGGAGCCAGTGTTGGACGAATAAAGAGTAGTCGTCGAGAGCTGAAACACTTATCGGAACTGATTAGTGACACCTGCTAAAGGCCAATTAATGAAGAGTTGCGCGTTTCACTTGTTTATTCTCGTCTATAATACGACTAGTATCGTCCCTTGTTCTGCACGTTCCATTGTAAAATAATGAAGTCTTTGGCCGGGGTCGTTGGAGTGAGTCGGTTTAGGTTTGAGTAGCGACCAAGATTCCGTTTCCGTGTGCGGAATTGTTTGACAGTGGGAGGATATAAG
Coding sequences within it:
- the LOC125508408 gene encoding chaperonin CPN60-1, mitochondrial, with product MYRAAASLASKARQAGSSARQVGSRLAWSRNYAAKDIRFGVEARASMLRGVEELADAVKVTMGPKGRTVIIEQSFGAPKVTKDGVTVAKSIEFKDRVKNVGASLVKQVANATNDTAGDGTTCATVLTKAIFTEGCKSVAAGMNAMDLRRGISMAVDDVVTNLKGMARMISTSEEIAQVGTISANGEREIGELIAKAMEKVGKEGVITIADGNTLYNELEVVEGMKLDRGYISPYFITNQKTQKCELEDPLILIHDKKVSNMHAVVKVLEMALKKQKPLLIVAEDLESEALGTLIINKLRAGIKVCAVKAPGFGENRKANLQDLAILTGGEVITEELGMNLENFDPEMLGTCKKVTVSKDDTVILDGAGDKKNIEERADQIRSAIEQSTSDYDKEKLQERLAKLSGGVAVLKIGGASEAEVSEKKDRVTDALNATKAAVEEGIVPGGGVALLYASKALDKLQTANFDQKIGVQIIQNALKTPVYTIACNAGVEGAVVVGKLLEQENTDLGYDAAKGEYVDMVKVGIIDPLKVIRTALVDAASVSSLMTTTEAIIVEVPKEEKEAPAMGGMGGMDY